A section of the Chiloscyllium plagiosum isolate BGI_BamShark_2017 chromosome 4, ASM401019v2, whole genome shotgun sequence genome encodes:
- the neurod6a gene encoding neurogenic differentiation factor 6-A yields MLTLPIDEVVMMPGTNFDDVSESEDKESQTCAEHEQCSIDLNNITPSVESERDEHDKEGEEDEEHPKRRGPRKKVMTKERVERVKLRRTEANARERKRMHGLNNALDNLRKVVPCYSKTQKLSKIETLRLAKNYIWALSEILRIGKRPDLLTFVQNLCKDLSQPTTNLVAGCLQLNTRNLLMDQNGDGAHIARSQFSSTLYTYQTPDLGSPSVQSPMDSSSKSIKPYSYCGAYESFYQNASPECVSPQFDGPLSPPINFNGIFSLKQEDPSDYVKNYHYGMHYSAVPASRPLGQSYMFSPAMRCVVPTDSTFPYDFHLRNETLSMQDELNAVFHN; encoded by the coding sequence ATGTTGACTTTACCAATTGATGAAGTTGTCATGATGCCCGGAACAAACTTTGATGATGTTAGCGAATCCGAGGATAAAGAGTCGCAAACTTGCGCGGAGCATGAGCAGTGTTCGATTGATCTCAACAACATCACCCCGTCTGTAGAGTCAGAAAGAGATGAACATGACAAGGAAGGCGAAGAGGATGAAGAGCATCCCAAAAGGAGAGGGCCCAGGAAAAAGGTGATGACGAAAGAAAGGGTTGAGCGAGTCAAACTGAGGAGGACTGAGGCCAATGCCAGGGAGAGAAAGCGGATGCATGGGCTCAACAACGCCCTTGACAACCTTCGCAAAGTTGTCCCATGTTATTCCAAAACACAGAAACTCTCCAAGATAGAAACATTGCGCCTCGCTAAGAACTACATCTGGGCTCTGTCGGAGATCCTGCGCATTGGCAAGAGACCTGATCTGCTGACGTTTGTCCAAAATCTGTGTAAAGACTTGTCTCAGCCCACCACCAATCTGGTAGCTGGCTGTCTGCAACTCAACACCAGAAACTTATTGATGGATCAGAACGGAGATGGAGCTCATATCGCCAGGTCACAGTTTTCCTCCACCCTCTACACCTACCAAACCCCTGATCTCGGCAGCCCCTCAGTACAAAGTCCAATGGACAGCTCCTCCAAGTCCATCAAACCTTACAGCTACTGTGGTGCTTATGAGTCTTTCTACCAGAACGCTTCTCCCGAGTGTGTGAGCCCACAGTTTGACGGTCCCCTCAGTCCTCCAATTAACTTTAATGGGATTTTCTCCCTGAAGCAAGAAGATCCATCTGACTATGTGAAAAATTATCACTATGGCATGCATTATTCTGCTGTGCCAGCCAGCCGTCCCCTTGGACAGAGCTACATGTTCAGCCCAGCCATGCGATGTGTGGTGCCCACAGACAGTACATTTCCTTACGATTTCCATCTGCGCAACGAGACACTTTCAATGCAGGACGAATTAAATGCGGTTTTTCATAATTAA